A single window of Methylomarinum sp. Ch1-1 DNA harbors:
- a CDS encoding efflux RND transporter periplasmic adaptor subunit — MIKRIFLILTLSVLIFGGLFGWKFYQDRQAQSQMQAPPPAVVAVTKVKQEQWQPYLTSVGSLVAVAGVDVSNELAGKITAIHFESGQSVRKGQLLIELDTSTDEAELRGLQADQLLAQVRFDRGKKLIGKQFISKSDYDLNRAQLAQAKSAVKAKLSVIDKKHIRAPFDGKLGIRLVDIGQYLAEGSAIVPLQMLDPIYVDFTLPEQHLAGLTIGQQLILTVQAYPDKPFNGKISAINPAIDIETRSIKLRATLANPEQILRPGMFADVRVLSSWKQDVLTLPDTAITYNPYGDSVFVVESGEQVLTVQRHQVETGETREGRVQILKGLQAGERVVSAGQVKLRNDMPVRIDDQPAPGERENAP, encoded by the coding sequence ATGATCAAGCGAATTTTCCTTATCCTTACGTTATCCGTATTGATTTTCGGCGGCCTGTTCGGCTGGAAGTTTTACCAGGACAGACAAGCGCAAAGCCAAATGCAAGCGCCGCCGCCCGCCGTTGTGGCGGTTACCAAAGTCAAACAGGAGCAGTGGCAGCCGTATTTGACCAGCGTCGGCAGCCTTGTTGCCGTCGCCGGCGTTGACGTCAGCAATGAACTGGCCGGCAAGATCACGGCCATTCATTTCGAGTCGGGGCAGTCGGTCAGGAAAGGGCAGTTGTTAATTGAACTGGATACATCGACGGATGAAGCAGAGCTCAGAGGTCTGCAGGCCGATCAATTATTGGCGCAGGTCCGTTTCGATCGAGGCAAGAAGCTAATCGGTAAACAATTCATCTCCAAATCCGATTATGACCTTAACCGCGCGCAGCTGGCCCAGGCCAAATCGGCCGTCAAGGCCAAACTGTCGGTAATCGACAAAAAACACATCCGGGCGCCTTTCGACGGCAAACTCGGCATCCGGCTGGTCGATATCGGACAGTATCTGGCCGAAGGTTCGGCGATTGTGCCCTTGCAAATGCTCGATCCCATCTATGTCGATTTCACGCTGCCCGAGCAGCATCTGGCCGGACTGACTATTGGCCAGCAATTGATTCTGACGGTGCAGGCTTATCCGGACAAGCCATTTAATGGCAAGATCAGCGCCATCAATCCGGCCATCGACATCGAGACCCGGTCGATCAAGCTGCGCGCGACGCTGGCCAATCCCGAACAGATCCTGCGTCCGGGCATGTTTGCCGACGTGCGGGTCTTGTCCAGCTGGAAACAGGACGTGCTGACGCTGCCCGATACGGCCATCACCTACAACCCTTACGGCGATTCCGTGTTCGTGGTCGAGTCCGGCGAGCAGGTCCTAACGGTACAGCGCCATCAAGTGGAAACGGGCGAAACGCGCGAGGGTCGTGTGCAAATCCTCAAGGGCCTGCAGGCCGGCGAGCGCGTGGTCAGCGCCGGCCAGGTCAAATTGCGCAACGACATGCCGGTGCGCATCGACGACCAACCCGCGCCCGGCGAACGTGAGAATGCGCCATGA
- a CDS encoding efflux RND transporter permease subunit yields the protein MKFTDLFIHRPVLASVISLLILVIGLRSILVLDVRQYPKTEDTVVTISTVYPGASSDLVKGFITTPLQQAIAEAEGIDYLSSTSRQSSSTIEAHMRLNYNPNAAVAEIQAKVASQRNVLPEEAEDPVITSQTGDRTALMYLALYSDTLSPAQITDYMLRVIQPKMQAVAGVGKAQMLGNKTFAMRIWLDPQRMAALGVTANDVAEVLRTNNFLSGAGQTKGDYVMMDLSATTDVADEQDFRQLVVGNRNGTLVRLGDVAQTEMGSENYDSINWYKGKNAIFMGIEQAPGANPLVVAQNARKALNELEDELPEALKVLVPYDASQFIQDSINEVFFTLIAAVAIVLIVIYLSLGSARAALVPAVTVPLALIGSTFLMLLMGFSINLLTMLAMVLAIGLVVDDAIVIVENVHRHIELGTPRFQAAIEAMRELVLPVIATTVALAAVYLPIGFMGGLVGTLFTEFAFSLVAAVVVSTVVALTLAPMLSSKVLKEKGAAGRFEHTVERLFIGLSEHYRRMLHKVLEFPSVLPVFALAVMVSLYFMFALAQKELAPTEDQSILFFMATGPQTATLKYNETYTRELVKTFETIPEYNESFLLLGFGGDDNVVFGGFKMPSTTERQRSQMDIQPELQAKVNDIAGFQTAVIPRPSLPGSGGGLPLQFVIQSDADYAQIDQLADQLVNSATASGRFSFLMKEVEFTRPKATLVINRNRAADLGISMEDIGRNLAALLGDSYINRFNLQGRSYKVIPQVKDGYRLNTGKFSDYYLRTASGGQVPLSSLVHIEKSVEPSKRTQFQQLNSLTVSGSPVPNVALGDAMAYLEQLARDIFPRGYSFDYTGASRQYAQQGSELIITFFMSLLVIYLILAAQFESWRDPLIILTSVPMSIASALAFLMLGVASINIYTQIGLITLIGLTAKNGILIVEFANQLQIREGLSKHDAVEQAAKIRLRPILMTAVSTMVGMVPLLLATGPGAASRFDIGLVIVTGLGIGGTLFTLFVVPPFYLLLARDRRQGEGLVQKS from the coding sequence ATGAAATTCACCGACCTGTTTATCCATCGGCCGGTACTGGCCAGCGTCATCAGCTTGCTGATTCTGGTGATCGGCCTGCGATCGATTCTCGTTCTGGACGTGCGCCAATATCCGAAGACCGAAGACACGGTCGTCACCATCAGCACGGTCTATCCCGGCGCCAGCAGCGATCTGGTCAAGGGCTTCATCACGACGCCGCTTCAGCAGGCGATTGCCGAGGCCGAAGGTATCGATTACCTGTCCTCGACCAGCCGTCAGAGTAGCTCCACGATCGAAGCGCATATGCGCCTGAACTACAACCCGAATGCAGCGGTGGCCGAAATTCAGGCCAAAGTCGCGAGCCAGCGCAACGTCCTGCCAGAAGAAGCCGAAGACCCGGTCATTACTTCGCAGACCGGCGACCGGACAGCACTGATGTATCTGGCTTTATACAGCGACACGCTGTCGCCGGCGCAGATCACCGACTACATGCTGCGCGTCATACAGCCCAAGATGCAGGCCGTGGCCGGCGTCGGCAAGGCGCAGATGCTGGGCAACAAAACCTTCGCCATGCGCATCTGGCTAGACCCGCAGCGCATGGCGGCGCTGGGCGTGACCGCCAATGATGTCGCCGAGGTGCTGCGCACCAACAATTTTCTGTCAGGCGCCGGCCAAACCAAGGGCGATTACGTCATGATGGACCTGAGCGCCACGACCGATGTCGCGGACGAACAGGACTTTCGGCAGTTGGTCGTGGGCAACCGCAACGGCACGCTGGTGCGCCTTGGCGATGTCGCACAGACGGAAATGGGCAGCGAAAACTATGATTCAATTAATTGGTATAAAGGCAAGAATGCCATCTTCATGGGCATCGAGCAGGCGCCGGGCGCCAATCCGCTGGTGGTCGCCCAGAATGCGCGAAAAGCACTGAACGAGCTTGAGGACGAGTTGCCGGAAGCTCTCAAGGTGCTGGTGCCTTACGATGCCAGCCAGTTCATCCAGGACTCGATCAATGAAGTCTTTTTTACCCTGATAGCTGCGGTCGCGATTGTGCTGATAGTGATCTATCTGTCCCTGGGCTCGGCGCGCGCGGCGCTGGTGCCGGCCGTGACCGTGCCGCTGGCGCTGATCGGCAGCACGTTTCTGATGCTGCTGATGGGCTTTTCGATCAATCTGCTGACCATGCTGGCGATGGTGCTGGCTATCGGTCTGGTCGTTGATGATGCCATTGTCATCGTCGAAAATGTGCATCGTCACATCGAGTTGGGCACCCCGCGTTTTCAGGCTGCGATTGAAGCCATGCGCGAACTGGTGCTGCCGGTTATCGCCACGACCGTCGCCCTGGCCGCGGTCTATCTGCCGATCGGCTTCATGGGCGGCCTGGTCGGGACATTGTTTACCGAGTTCGCTTTTTCGCTGGTCGCGGCCGTGGTCGTATCGACCGTTGTAGCGCTGACGCTGGCCCCCATGCTCAGTTCGAAAGTCCTGAAGGAAAAAGGCGCGGCCGGCCGCTTCGAGCATACCGTCGAGCGTTTGTTTATCGGCCTTTCCGAGCATTACCGGCGCATGCTGCATAAAGTTTTGGAATTCCCGTCAGTGCTGCCGGTTTTCGCGCTGGCCGTGATGGTCAGCCTTTATTTCATGTTCGCGCTGGCGCAGAAAGAGCTGGCGCCGACCGAGGACCAGAGCATCCTGTTCTTCATGGCCACGGGGCCGCAGACCGCGACCTTGAAATACAACGAGACTTACACGCGCGAATTGGTCAAGACTTTCGAGACCATTCCCGAATACAACGAAAGCTTTTTGCTGCTCGGTTTCGGCGGCGACGACAACGTCGTGTTCGGCGGTTTTAAAATGCCGTCGACGACCGAGCGGCAGCGCTCGCAAATGGACATCCAACCGGAGCTGCAGGCCAAGGTCAATGACATCGCCGGTTTTCAGACGGCCGTGATTCCGCGCCCGAGCCTGCCCGGATCGGGCGGCGGCCTGCCGCTGCAGTTCGTGATACAAAGCGATGCCGATTATGCGCAGATCGATCAGCTCGCCGATCAGCTGGTGAACTCGGCCACGGCCAGCGGACGGTTTTCCTTTCTGATGAAGGAAGTCGAATTCACCCGGCCCAAGGCTACGCTGGTGATTAATCGCAACCGGGCCGCCGATCTCGGCATTTCGATGGAGGACATCGGCCGCAATCTGGCCGCATTGCTGGGCGACAGCTATATCAATCGCTTCAATCTGCAGGGGCGCAGCTACAAGGTCATACCGCAGGTGAAAGACGGGTACCGGCTCAACACCGGCAAGTTCAGCGATTATTACCTGCGCACCGCTTCCGGCGGCCAAGTGCCGCTTTCGTCGCTGGTGCACATCGAAAAATCGGTGGAACCCAGCAAGCGGACTCAGTTTCAGCAGCTCAACAGCCTGACGGTTTCAGGATCGCCTGTGCCGAACGTCGCCCTGGGCGATGCCATGGCTTATCTGGAGCAGCTGGCCCGCGACATCTTTCCGCGCGGTTACAGCTTTGATTACACGGGCGCCTCGCGCCAGTATGCGCAGCAGGGCAGCGAACTGATCATCACTTTTTTCATGTCCCTGCTGGTTATTTACCTGATACTGGCGGCGCAGTTCGAAAGCTGGCGCGATCCGCTGATTATTCTGACCTCGGTGCCGATGTCCATCGCCAGCGCGCTGGCGTTTTTGATGCTGGGGGTTGCCTCGATCAATATTTACACGCAGATAGGGCTGATTACCCTGATCGGGCTGACGGCCAAAAACGGCATATTGATCGTCGAATTCGCCAATCAGTTGCAGATCAGAGAAGGTCTGTCCAAACACGATGCCGTGGAACAGGCGGCCAAGATCCGCTTGCGGCCTATCCTCATGACGGCCGTATCGACGATGGTCGGCATGGTTCCGCTGCTGCTGGCGACAGGGCCGGGAGCTGCCAGCCGCTTCGATATTGGCCTGGTGATCGTCACTGGCCTCGGCATCGGTGGTACGCTGTTTACGCTGTTCGTCGTGCCGCCTTTTTATCTGCTGCTGGCGCGCGACCGGCGTCAGGGCGAGGGGCTTGTTCAGAAATCATAG
- a CDS encoding DUF6444 domain-containing protein has translation MQLSDRDLSQLDEEELLNLPEEVLRHLSVKLLNDLKEARERLKQNSRNSSRPPGSEASWEKEAGRNDAGNESETQRDTAGSDETPPSPAKESDEDASNILTLTPNILTPNIANIAKSPKSPKI, from the coding sequence ATGCAGCTGAGCGACCGAGATTTAAGCCAACTTGATGAAGAAGAACTTCTGAATTTACCGGAAGAAGTTCTGCGCCATCTTTCCGTGAAATTGCTCAATGATTTAAAAGAGGCGCGCGAACGCTTAAAGCAAAATTCCCGCAACAGCTCCCGGCCGCCCGGCAGTGAAGCGTCCTGGGAAAAAGAGGCCGGTCGGAATGATGCCGGCAACGAATCGGAAACACAGCGGGACACAGCGGGTTCTGACGAAACACCACCGAGTCCAGCCAAAGAATCAGACGAGGACGCCTCGAATATTCTTACTCTGACCCCAAATATTCTGACCCCAAATATTGCAAATATTGCGAAGAGCCCGAAGAGCCCGAAGATATAG
- a CDS encoding LysR family transcriptional regulator: protein MDIEQIRTFLSVAANGSFQEAANRLYVTQSTVSTRIQRLESYLRVSLFVRNRSGAHLTQQGHRFMRHAKSLLLTLEQARHDIGLPTRFRASITVGARIALWEEMLPHWIGEIHKQMPDVSLRCDIGFEEDLTRRLIEGTIDIGLMYTPQHSPSVMIEHLFDETLVLLTTDPTKPWPDDDYVYVDWGPAFYAQHCISYPDLERPAQVVNIGWLGIQLVISNGGSCFLPLRIAEPLIRRQQLHWVPDSPQFKLPSYMVFPKDSDCNVLEQVLDNLRALARLEQQKNYDLDNAGAY, encoded by the coding sequence ATGGACATAGAACAAATCAGAACTTTTTTAAGCGTTGCCGCCAACGGCAGCTTTCAGGAAGCCGCCAACAGACTTTATGTCACTCAGTCGACAGTGAGTACGCGAATACAGCGGTTAGAATCCTATCTGCGAGTCTCGCTGTTCGTGCGCAACCGCTCAGGCGCCCATCTGACCCAACAAGGTCACCGCTTCATGCGCCATGCAAAATCATTATTATTGACGCTTGAACAGGCGCGCCACGATATAGGGCTCCCAACCCGATTTCGAGCCAGCATAACGGTCGGCGCTCGCATCGCCTTATGGGAAGAAATGCTACCCCACTGGATCGGTGAAATTCACAAGCAAATGCCCGACGTCTCTCTACGCTGTGACATCGGTTTCGAAGAAGACCTGACGCGCAGATTGATCGAAGGCACTATCGATATCGGTTTAATGTATACCCCCCAACATAGCCCCAGCGTCATGATCGAACATCTGTTCGATGAAACATTGGTATTACTGACGACCGATCCGACTAAACCATGGCCGGATGATGATTATGTCTATGTCGATTGGGGACCAGCATTTTATGCACAGCATTGCATCAGCTACCCTGACCTTGAACGGCCTGCTCAAGTGGTCAATATCGGCTGGCTGGGCATACAATTGGTCATCAGCAATGGAGGGTCGTGTTTTTTACCGCTGCGTATAGCCGAACCCTTGATTAGGCGCCAACAGCTGCATTGGGTGCCAGACAGTCCACAATTTAAATTGCCTTCCTATATGGTTTTCCCCAAAGACAGTGATTGCAACGTGCTGGAACAGGTGCTTGATAACTTGCGCGCCTTAGCCAGGCTGGAACAGCAAAAGAATTATGATCTAGACAATGCCGGAGCATATTAA
- a CDS encoding DHA2 family efflux MFS transporter permease subunit, whose amino-acid sequence MAVIYDKKLRGWRFVLFNACLGLGHAVVLFNAGAYIAMLPRVAGGLRIPPSFATWTQTDYMIGLALAFPVGIWFSRRIGEYRPFVCAFVLFALASALCLYCTSLYAFLAGRILLGFSGGLTLPLGQSMILKEYPDRRKSIGIGVWNLFTLTPFTFGPPLGGWIADYLGWRWLFLFNIPVALAIAGIVGALLYRRGARIMRRRFDWVGFSMLVIILGSFQTLLNQGNDWDWQQSSYLQTLMAMTVVMLIYWVVWELSVRHPFLDIRLFAYRNFTIGALSLFFGFLCFQGLLSMLIVQLQLSLGYSSFLAGLVFLPMAIFSKPVAGFFHQLIKRYDARLLASLNLLGFAATYFWLSRFDHQDAYAQLFWPKLLEGVCLGSFFAPLTALLLQGLPTERQWRAVELASLMRIAAGAFGISLQGIVLYQRAPFHMTRLAETQSPFDSSFSQMIETLVVSGLSESTALIRFAAIGSRQATIWALNDAYWMAACVFVGLSILVWFAHPTQPAKKPTLIQVIRRRAMALLMREV is encoded by the coding sequence ATGGCTGTCATTTACGATAAAAAATTGCGCGGCTGGCGCTTTGTATTATTCAATGCCTGTCTCGGTCTGGGACATGCTGTGGTCTTGTTCAATGCCGGTGCTTATATCGCGATGTTGCCTCGAGTTGCCGGCGGCTTGCGGATTCCGCCGAGTTTCGCCACCTGGACCCAAACTGACTACATGATTGGATTGGCTTTGGCGTTTCCTGTCGGCATATGGTTTTCGCGGCGCATCGGTGAATACCGTCCTTTTGTCTGTGCCTTTGTCTTGTTCGCGCTGGCTTCGGCGCTCTGTCTTTATTGCACCTCGTTATATGCTTTTCTTGCCGGCCGCATTCTGCTAGGTTTTTCGGGCGGGCTGACGCTGCCGTTAGGGCAATCGATGATTCTAAAGGAGTATCCAGATCGGCGAAAATCGATAGGCATCGGCGTGTGGAATCTATTTACCTTGACGCCCTTTACTTTCGGGCCGCCGTTAGGAGGATGGATTGCCGATTATTTAGGCTGGCGCTGGTTGTTTCTGTTCAATATACCGGTCGCCTTGGCGATTGCCGGCATCGTCGGAGCTTTATTGTACCGGCGAGGCGCCCGCATCATGCGCCGGCGTTTCGACTGGGTCGGCTTTAGCATGTTGGTGATCATTTTAGGCAGTTTTCAAACTCTACTCAACCAGGGCAATGATTGGGATTGGCAACAGTCGTCTTATCTTCAGACCTTAATGGCGATGACGGTGGTGATGTTGATTTATTGGGTTGTATGGGAATTAAGCGTTCGTCATCCCTTTCTCGATATCCGTTTATTCGCCTACCGTAACTTCACGATTGGCGCGCTAAGCCTTTTTTTCGGTTTTCTCTGTTTTCAGGGCTTGTTGTCGATGTTGATCGTGCAGCTGCAGTTGTCATTAGGTTATTCATCATTTTTGGCTGGCCTGGTATTCCTGCCTATGGCTATTTTTTCCAAACCGGTGGCCGGTTTTTTTCATCAATTGATCAAGCGTTATGACGCTCGTTTATTGGCTTCGCTCAATTTATTAGGCTTCGCCGCAACCTATTTCTGGCTGAGTCGCTTCGATCATCAAGACGCCTATGCCCAATTGTTTTGGCCGAAATTGTTGGAAGGCGTCTGTCTGGGTAGTTTTTTTGCTCCGCTGACAGCCTTATTACTGCAGGGCTTGCCAACGGAACGGCAGTGGCGAGCGGTGGAGCTCGCCAGCCTGATGCGTATCGCTGCCGGCGCTTTTGGCATATCGTTGCAAGGCATCGTGCTTTACCAACGCGCGCCTTTCCATATGACCCGTTTAGCCGAGACTCAGTCGCCGTTTGACTCCAGTTTTTCGCAAATGATCGAGACATTGGTAGTCAGTGGCCTTTCGGAATCCACTGCCTTGATACGCTTCGCCGCTATCGGGAGCCGGCAAGCGACGATTTGGGCCTTGAACGATGCTTATTGGATGGCGGCTTGTGTATTTGTCGGCTTATCGATTCTGGTCTGGTTTGCTCATCCGACTCAGCCGGCAAAGAAACCGACGCTGATTCAAGTTATACGCCGCCGGGCTATGGCTTTGCTGATGAGGGAAGTATGA
- a CDS encoding YbjQ family protein: MIVTTSETIPDQSVAEILGVVSGNVVQSKHIGRDLMAGLKSIVGGELKGYTELLADARNQAIARMLTEAERKNADAIVNVRFSTSQVMEGAAEIMVYGTAVKLKS, translated from the coding sequence ATGATTGTCACGACTAGCGAAACGATTCCCGATCAAAGCGTTGCCGAGATACTCGGCGTTGTGAGCGGTAATGTTGTTCAATCGAAACATATCGGTAGAGATCTGATGGCTGGCCTCAAATCCATCGTCGGTGGCGAGTTAAAGGGCTATACAGAGTTACTTGCCGATGCGAGGAATCAGGCGATAGCAAGGATGTTAACAGAAGCCGAAAGAAAAAATGCCGATGCGATTGTTAATGTGCGTTTTTCCACCAGTCAAGTCATGGAAGGAGCTGCCGAAATTATGGTTTACGGCACCGCCGTGAAGCTAAAGTCTTAG
- a CDS encoding helix-turn-helix transcriptional regulator, with protein MLQKISSRQHQILDLLMKNRTGLSIDEIANALDISRTAVQQHFVAIENESYIKKNTLNKTAGRPVTIYVITDKGINYFPKQYAWFSELILSDLQDEISPERFRGYMQRLGIRLAEKLRDRFEGKNLEKRLEELLVIMTDLGYQVETTDNGDPDHIHMQAHNCVYHDLAQQHQEICQFDIALMSNLLDRNVELLTCMAKGDCTCRFNIKK; from the coding sequence ATGCTACAAAAGATTAGTTCCCGACAGCATCAAATTCTTGATTTGTTAATGAAAAACAGGACGGGGCTGAGTATCGACGAAATCGCCAATGCCCTGGATATTTCCAGAACGGCGGTACAGCAACATTTTGTCGCCATTGAAAACGAAAGCTACATCAAAAAAAATACCCTCAATAAAACCGCCGGTCGTCCGGTCACCATTTATGTCATCACCGACAAAGGGATCAATTATTTCCCCAAGCAATACGCCTGGTTTTCTGAATTGATATTGAGCGATCTGCAGGATGAAATCAGCCCCGAACGCTTTCGAGGCTATATGCAAAGACTGGGCATCAGGTTGGCGGAAAAATTACGCGACCGGTTTGAAGGGAAAAACCTGGAAAAGCGCCTTGAAGAGTTACTCGTCATCATGACCGACCTGGGTTATCAAGTCGAAACGACAGATAACGGCGATCCGGATCATATCCACATGCAAGCGCATAATTGTGTTTATCATGACCTCGCCCAACAACATCAAGAGATTTGTCAATTCGATATAGCATTGATGTCTAACTTGCTCGATCGAAACGTAGAACTATTGACGTGCATGGCTAAAGGCGACTGCACTTGCCGCTTTAACATCAAAAAGTAA
- a CDS encoding efflux transporter outer membrane subunit, with translation MSRIYHHVLVLASTLLLTSCAWFPEPTERAKTIAMPAMNKTLASARANLPVSDRWPRQAWWEIFGSPDLNDLIETAVADNPDLKGVMARLRQSQSLVDEQAAELYPTVEANVSFSAQRFSANSTQAKLAGEHFRQLLLNPFVLRYHLDLWGRDKAALEAAIGKAMAKETELADARLLLSVAVARGYFDLAASTEKQRIAEQLVACYQRLMTLIQVRVDNGLATPAPLLRMQLKLNEARQQLTAVGAEIERQHNQLAALAGKGPDWGRKLVAGLTPLPERLPLPEQLPLHLLAHRPDVIATRLRVQAAAQEIEVARTSFYPDVNLIAFSGLHSVSISDLLLEGSSLAYAVGPTLEFPIFEGGRLRAQLNYQQAGYDAAVEHYNSQLLKAVQEVADALTLWRDLDGRLQEQREMVAAANESRRLAESLWRTGLSDLRKPFQARAVEYQRRLDLAQLEGDYFKAATSLIKALGGGYARTDGL, from the coding sequence ATGAGCCGCATTTATCACCATGTGCTTGTCCTGGCTAGTACGTTGTTGCTGACCAGCTGCGCTTGGTTTCCTGAGCCGACTGAGCGGGCAAAGACTATCGCGATGCCCGCGATGAACAAAACGCTGGCCTCGGCGCGTGCAAACCTGCCGGTTAGCGATCGTTGGCCGAGACAGGCTTGGTGGGAAATATTCGGCAGCCCGGATTTGAATGATCTGATTGAGACGGCTGTCGCCGACAATCCCGATCTGAAGGGAGTCATGGCCCGTTTGCGCCAGTCTCAGTCATTGGTTGATGAACAGGCGGCTGAGCTTTATCCGACCGTCGAAGCGAATGTCAGTTTCAGCGCCCAGCGATTTTCAGCCAACAGTACGCAGGCCAAGTTAGCCGGCGAACATTTCCGTCAATTGTTGCTCAATCCATTCGTGCTGCGTTATCACTTGGACTTGTGGGGACGCGACAAAGCGGCGCTGGAAGCCGCAATTGGCAAGGCGATGGCCAAGGAAACCGAGCTGGCCGATGCGCGTTTATTGTTGTCCGTGGCGGTGGCGCGCGGTTATTTTGACCTGGCGGCCTCCACCGAAAAGCAACGCATCGCCGAACAGCTGGTTGCCTGCTATCAACGTTTGATGACCCTGATTCAAGTGCGCGTCGACAACGGTTTGGCTACGCCGGCGCCGTTGTTAAGGATGCAGCTTAAATTGAATGAAGCCCGACAACAGCTGACTGCTGTCGGCGCCGAAATCGAACGACAACATAACCAGCTGGCCGCCTTAGCCGGCAAAGGCCCGGATTGGGGCAGGAAGCTGGTCGCCGGCTTGACGCCGTTGCCCGAACGTTTGCCGTTGCCCGAACAACTGCCTTTGCATCTGCTGGCCCACCGTCCCGATGTGATAGCGACCCGACTGCGCGTGCAGGCGGCGGCCCAGGAAATCGAAGTGGCGCGGACCTCATTTTATCCCGATGTCAACCTGATTGCCTTTTCCGGTTTGCATAGCGTCAGTATTAGCGACTTGCTATTGGAAGGCTCCAGTTTGGCCTATGCGGTGGGGCCTACGCTGGAATTTCCGATTTTCGAGGGGGGGCGTTTACGGGCTCAATTGAATTATCAGCAGGCCGGCTACGATGCCGCGGTTGAACACTACAATAGTCAGTTGCTGAAAGCGGTACAGGAAGTCGCCGATGCCTTGACCTTATGGCGGGATCTAGATGGCCGTTTGCAGGAACAGCGGGAGATGGTCGCCGCCGCCAACGAATCCCGACGCCTTGCCGAGTCTTTATGGCGGACCGGTCTAAGCGATCTGCGTAAGCCGTTTCAAGCGCGAGCCGTCGAATATCAAAGGCGCTTGGATTTGGCGCAACTGGAAGGCGATTATTTCAAAGCTGCGACCTCTTTGATTAAAGCGCTGGGGGGCGGTTACGCCCGCACCGATGGACTCTGA
- a CDS encoding HlyD family efflux transporter periplasmic adaptor subunit — protein sequence MQKNIRPKEIIRQRNRRLKAVTLFILLASLAYFAYWWYLNRDWVTTDDAFVGGHLIKLKAQTDGTVVEILAENTQAVKRGQVLVRLDGTKAQIDLEQAQAELGETVRNIVTLNAEVETLRQRIAAKKATMALIKHDLDRFVAAQREGAVADQKVENARDRLMALRATIAEIRAEKNGLQAQVLGGAVETHPAVEKAKSRVRRAFLEYQRRNVRAPVSGVVAKRQAQVGDSIKAGASLLVIVPLDDLWIDANFLETKIADIRPGQSAEIRVDAYGDELLYHGRVQGINPGTGSSFALLPTDNSSGNFIHIAERVPVRIGLDAEELKQNPLQPGLSTLTRINISESGDALYSSSVNSDGDAYRTQIYQHELDGVEQLIDRIIVQNQG from the coding sequence ATGCAAAAAAATATTCGACCTAAGGAAATTATTCGTCAACGTAATCGCCGTTTAAAGGCGGTGACCTTGTTCATATTGCTGGCCAGTCTGGCTTATTTCGCCTATTGGTGGTACCTGAACCGGGATTGGGTGACGACCGATGACGCCTTTGTCGGCGGTCATTTGATTAAATTAAAAGCCCAAACCGACGGTACGGTCGTCGAGATACTGGCCGAAAATACTCAAGCGGTCAAACGCGGGCAGGTGCTGGTTCGTCTCGACGGAACCAAAGCGCAAATCGACCTGGAACAGGCGCAAGCCGAATTGGGCGAGACAGTGCGCAATATCGTGACGTTAAATGCCGAAGTTGAAACTTTGCGTCAGCGCATTGCAGCAAAGAAGGCAACCATGGCCCTAATCAAACATGATCTTGACCGTTTCGTTGCCGCCCAGCGCGAGGGCGCGGTTGCCGATCAGAAAGTTGAAAACGCCCGCGACAGGCTCATGGCCTTGCGAGCGACGATCGCCGAAATCAGAGCCGAAAAAAACGGTTTGCAGGCCCAGGTTTTAGGGGGAGCTGTCGAGACACACCCGGCCGTCGAGAAAGCCAAGAGTCGGGTTCGTCGCGCTTTCCTGGAATATCAGCGTCGCAATGTCAGGGCGCCGGTATCGGGAGTGGTGGCTAAACGGCAGGCTCAGGTGGGCGATTCGATTAAGGCCGGCGCGTCTTTGTTGGTGATCGTGCCGCTCGACGACCTCTGGATCGATGCGAACTTCTTGGAAACCAAAATCGCCGATATCAGGCCGGGACAGTCGGCAGAAATTAGAGTCGATGCCTATGGCGATGAGTTGCTTTATCACGGCCGGGTGCAAGGGATCAATCCAGGAACCGGAAGTTCTTTCGCGCTGTTGCCGACCGATAATTCAAGCGGAAACTTCATTCATATCGCCGAAAGAGTGCCAGTGCGCATCGGTCTGGATGCCGAAGAACTCAAGCAAAACCCGTTACAGCCGGGCCTTTCCACGCTGACTCGAATCAATATCAGCGAGTCGGGCGATGCCTTATACAGTTCGTCGGTCAACAGCGATGGCGATGCCTATCGAACCCAAATATATCAGCACGAATTAGACGGCGTCGAGCAACTGATCGATAGGATTATTGTCCAAAATCAAGGGTAG